The sequence TCTTTCCTCAAGGACGAGTTCGGCGACCGCGTCAATTCGGTGGCCGCCGGCCAGCGCCTGGTCGACAGCCCGATCATCGCCCTCGTCCCTCAGGATGGCATGACGCCGCAGATGCGCCGCATGATGAAGGCGATGGACGAGAACTTCAGCGAGGCGGTGAAGGTGGAGATCGAGATCAACCCGCGCCACCCACTGGTCAAGAAACTGGCCGCGGCCCGCAACGGGAATCCGGATGTCGCCAAGCTGGTGGCGCTCCAGCTCCTCGACAACGCCCTCATCTCCGCCGGTCTCCTCGAAGACGCCCGCGACACCATCAGCCGCATGAACGCGCTGATGGAAAAGGCGATGGGGTGAGCGGGAACACGCCGGGACGGCGGTGCAGATTTACAGTCTGCCCGTCGGACGGGCGGGCTGCGTAGCCGCGCTCGTGAGAGCGTGGGTAGGGTGGATTCACCCACAGCCTTGCGAGCTCCAGTCCCGGGTCAGCCTCCGGCCTCTCCAAGCCCGGAGGGCGACGCATCCCAGCCGGTGGCGCAAGCCACCGGACCACGCCCGGGAGTGCATTCAAGTCCCGTCAGGGACGACGCTGCCTGCGCTCTTGCAACGAATTCGTCATTCCCGCGATTTGGAGGAATCCGGAATTCTTCAAACGTCGGGCGCGGGCTTCCATGTGGAATGTCATTGGGCCTCCGCTTGCGTCGCCCCTAACGGGGCTTGGAACTCATGCCGTGCCATACCGGTGGCTTGCGCCACCGGCTGGGATGCGTCGCCCTCCGGGCTCAGAAACACTCTCCAGGGCGGCTACTTTTGGAAAGCGCCGCGAGGAACGTTTGAGCATCTCCCATCCGCAAGTTGGAAACTTGCGCTACGACCTCACATCACCCGGCTCCACAGCACCTTCAGGTACCGCGATTCCGGGTAGTTCGAAAGCTCCGGGTGATCCGGGCCCGCGCCGGTGCGGCCGATGAATTGCAGGCGCTTGCTCTGGCGGTGGGAAACGCCGACGACGATCTTCTCGAACGCGTCCGCGTGGAGCTGGCCGGAGCACGAGCAGGTCACGAAGATGCCGCCCGGTTTCACGAGCTGCACGGCGAGCTTGTTGAGGTCGTTGTATTTCCCGAAGCCCGCCTCGTCCTCCTGGCCGAAGATGAACTTCGGCGGGTCGGCGATGACGAGGTCCCACTGGCGGCCGTTCTCGATCATCGTGCGGATCCAGGTGAAGGCATCGGCATGGGTGAACTTCACGCGCGCGCCATTGAGGTTGGCGTTGCGCTTGGCCATCGCGATCGCGGTTTCATCGAGGTCCACGGCGGTGACCTCGTTCGCGCCGGCGAGCGCGGCATTCACCGAGAATCCGCCGGTGTAGCAGCAGAGGTCGAGCACGTCGCGACCCTTGGCGAGCTCGCCGAAGCGCTTGCGGTTGTCGCGCTGGTCGCAGAAGAAGCCGGTCTTGTGGCCCTCCTGGAAATCGACTTCGAAGGTCACGCCGTGCTCCTTGATCTTCACCGTACGGATGTTTTCCGAAGCGGGGTGGGTGAGGGACGGGATGCCCTCGATCTTCGCGAGCTGGGCGTCCACGCGGATCACCGTGCGCTTCGTGCCGAAGCTCTCGTGGATCACCGGCAGCCAGGAATCGAGGCGCTGCCACGCGGCCAGGGTGGTGACCTCCAGCGACATCACGTCGGCGAACTTGTCCGCCACCAGACCGGGGAGGAAGTCGGCATCGGCGTGGATGCAGCGGTAGGAATCCGTCTCGTCATCGAGGTGGAAAATCTCCTTCCGCAGCTTCGCGGCATTCCGGATGGCATCGAGGAAGAACGATTCATCGACCGGTTCCGGGCGGTGGCTGACCATCCGCAGCGGCATGCGCGCCATCGGATTCCACAGGCCCCAGCCGAAGGTGGTGCCCTGGGTGCCGAAGACCTCCACCAGCGATCCGGGCATGGCATCGCGGGAAACCTCGCCGATCATGCGGGGCCAGATGGACGGGTGGAAGGACAGGTATTTGAGAGTGACGGTCGGCACGCCGCGAGGATGGGCGGAAACTTCGTCATTGAATAGTCAAGAGTGGAAAGGGGAGGCTGCGCGCGTGAAGTTGCACCGGGTATTGGCGGAAGGATGCGTGGCGGTGCTCGATGCCGTGCTCGGGGAAGGGCTGGTCCTGGACCGGGTGCTGGACACCACCTTCCACGCGAACCCCCGCTGGGGAAAACGCGATCGCGCCTTCGTGGCGGAGACCGTGTTCGAGGTGACGCGCTGGAAGCGCGCGCTCGAATTCGTGGCGGACGGCACCGGCCTGCCCGCCTTGTGCGCGGCCCAGTGGCGTCGCATGGAGCTCGTGATCCCCGATTGGTGGCGGTGGGACGGCGTTTCCCTTGAGGAAATGGCCACCCGCGAGGCCGCGCTGCCGGACCAACCGCGGCCGGTGCGGGAATCGATCCCGGATTGGCTGGACGAACTCGGGATGACCGAACTCGGCCGCCATTGGGACGCCGAACTCACCGCTCTCAATCAACGCGCACCGGTCTACCTGCGGGTGAACACGCTGCTCGGTTCCCGCGAGGATGTCTCCCGCTGGCTGGCCGGGGAGGGGATCGAAACCGCCCCGGTGTTCGAGGTGCCGGACGCGCTGAAGGTGACCAAGGGCCGTATTTCCAAGCCACTGCTCGCCTCCGGCCGCATCGAGATCCAGGACGCCGGTTCCCAGCGCATCACGCCGGTGCTCGACCTGGAGCCCGGCATGCGGGTGATCGACGCCTGTGCCGGCGCGGGTGGAAAGACCCTCCACGCCGCCGCCCTGATGCAGAACCGCGGTGAGTTGCTCGCGCTCGACGTCAACGGCCGCAAGCTCCACGAACTCACCCGCCGCGCCGACCGCGCCGGGGTCACCATCGTGGACACCCGCGTGTGGGAGCCGGAAACCCTGCGGGATCTCACCGGCTGGGCCGACCGCGTCCTGATCGATGCACCGTGCTCGGGCTTCGGTACCTTGCGGCGTCAACCGGACCTGAAGTGGCGGCTTTCCGGCCCTTCTTTGGAAAAAACGCGCCGTCTTCAGCGCCGTTTGCTCGATCACTACCCGGAAATGGTCCGTTCCGGCGGGAAATTCGTCTACGCCACCTGCTCGCTGCTCCAGTCCGAGAACCAAGGCCAGATCGCCAACCTGCTGGAACGCGACCCGCGCTGGCAGGTGGAGGAGTCCTTCACCGCCTCACCCGCCACCGATGGCTCGGATGGCCTGTTTGCCGCACGTTTGTCAGCGGCCCGCTGAGGCGTCCCGCACATCGATCACGCCCTGCATGGCGAAATGCGACCGCCGCATTTCAAATTGCACGCCGCGGCGCGCTCCTAGAACAGGTTGTTGAACAGGAACGAACCCCTTCCGAAGTAGATCACGCATCCGATCAGAGCCAGCAGCACCAAGGCGATGAGCCATGTGACGATCCACTTGCCGGACTTCATGCGCTGGATGCTACGGAGGGCCGTTATCTCCGCCAGCATCAATTTGTAATACTGGTTTCAAACGGCTTATGGGGTAATTCATCTCCCGGAACCACTATCCGTAGGGGGCGTGGAACGCCAAGACCCCCACAGAAGGATCACCATCAGCACGATGCTGATCAACGCCACGCCATATCCAATCTGGAACGGCATCCCCTGAGACCACCCTTGAACCACCACCGAGTGGAACAGGCCCCAGAGGAAGAAGGCCGCCGCGACCGCAAAGAACACCCCGGTCGAGATTCTCAGGAACAAGCGCACGGAGGATGACTTAGCGAATTGCAGGCCAATCGGGTGGAATTCGAGGCTAGCAGGACAGGGGAATCGCGTGGGTTGACAACGTGCAAACGGAAAAAGACCACTCATTTTTCCTCATAATTAGCTTACGGCCAGCATGATACAAATGCACCACCAACAAGAAAAGACCACTGAAAGACCACCCGGAGGTCCGGTTCGCGAATCAAGGGCCCAGCCTTCATCATCACAACCAACTAACCACCAATTCATTACAAATCACCTCACCATAAAAAGGGCCCAGCCGGGGCCCAGGGAGGGCCCACCCCTGGGTACGTACGAGCTGCACTCGTCCGAAGAGGAAGAAAGAAGGGAAGAAGAAGAGGGGCACCCTGTCGGCTTTGCCTCGATCGAGGGTAGGGGAATGAGGATTCCTGCGGAGGTGAATCCTCGGAACCGGAACACGGTTGTCCCGTCACAGGATCAACCGTGCCGATGAAAGGAGCTTCCCGCGTGTGGAGCCACCCCGTCACCCTCGCACCCCGCGTGAACGCGGCCTTGGAGCCTGGCCGGGGGACTTGTCTCGGTGTGGGTCCGGCTTGATCCAGCGGAAAGCGCCGGATCGCTCCAAGGGCTGCCCGGGCCACTCCGCCCGCGACTGATTACCCGCGCCTGGACAACAAGCGTGACGCGGAACCCTCATCCCTCTCCTCCGTTCGGTCGTGTGATCGAATCCATGGAAGGAGCGTTTGGCGGCTATGGATGCGGATCCCGCCCGATCACGGCATCCCGCGGGAAAGGGGAGATGCCGTCCTCGCGGAGGAGCGCTCCGGGAGACAGCGGAAGCATCGCCATGTCTCCATGCCACGCCTACGTTGGCGGATTGTGGATTCACGGTGATAAGCCGAAGGATCATCGACAGCGGCGACGCTTCGGTGCCATATTCCAAGCATGTGGATTCGCCTATGGCTGATGGCGGTGATGCTGATGATGGGGCTCGCGTCCGCAGAGGAAAGTCCGTCGTGGGCGGTGCGGGCGGCCGTCGACAAGCTGTTGTCTCCGCACGTGCTGATGCTGCCGGGTGGAGACTGGTTTGCCACCAGTGACGCCAGGAAGAGCACCGATCACTTCAGCCTGCCGAAGAAGCAGTTCTCGCGTGCCGGCGATGGCTGGCTCGTCGAGATCACCTCACCCTGCTTCCGCACGTTTGAAACCGGGCAGTGGGGGGAGTGGAAATCGCCTCCAAAGAGCGGTCAACAGGGCTGGCGGCTGGCCACCATCCGCGTGACGCAGCAAGCGGGTGGGGGAGTTGCCGCCGCATGGGTGAGCGGTGACCGGATCTTCGAGCCCCGTCGCGCGCCCTCCGTGATCGATGCCCGCCGCCTGCTGGCCTCCGGGGCCTACACCACTCCGCCGGAACCACCGGGTGCGGTGCCAGCCCCCAAAACCACGCCGCCATTGACCCCGGAGAAACCAAGCGCGGGACCCGCGCCCAGCGCCTTTCCCGCCGCGGACCGTGGCATCTTCAAGAAGGACAAGGACGGCAAACTGGTGAAGGTGCAGTGACGTGGTGGCTGTAGCTGCACTGGTGACAGTGCAGGCGGGGTGGATTCAGCCCTGATCTTTATACACATTTCGCGCTCGTCCGCGGAGTAGCGGAACTGGTGACAGTTCCGGCTGGGCAATCGGGCCATTGCCTTCCGACTTTGTCGCTATGTAGCATCCGGGGAGATTCTGGATCCCGAGGGGATCGCAGCATCAGTAGCCGGTGGTTGAGGAGCCTAGGCGACGACACCACCGGACAGCCCGGATCATGAGCTGCACCCCGAAGCGGGTGCCAGCCACGCGCCCCGGCTCCGCGGGTGGAATGAGAAATGGAACTCCGCAGGCCTTCGAACCCGGCTGCGATACCCTTCAGGATCGAATGATCTTTCCGCCTGAACCGGAGGTGTCGTCGCCAAGGCTCCTCAACCTCCGGCTACCGGGGCTGCCATCCCCTTCGGGGATACAGAGTTCACGATGTGTATAAAGATCAGGGCTTGCGCCACCGGCTAGGATACGTCGCCCTTCGGGCTCAGAAACATTGGTGACACCCCACCCGGTCACAGCGGACCGCGCAACCCCGTTGGATCGGGCTGATGCTCCGGCGCATTCTCCGGGCGCAGGGAGAGGCTGTCCGCCTCATCCAACTGGGGGGAGATCCGTTTGCGGGTCTCCGCATCCATGCGCGCGGCCTCACCCGGAAGCTCCTCTTCCACGGAGCGGGTGACCACCGGGCCGTCCACCGGCTCGGCGGCTTCCTGCGGCTGGCTCGCCTCCGCGAAATGGCGGCCGACGAAGAACAGGCAGCAGGTGGCGATGACCACCAGGCAAAGGGTGCTGATGATGGCCAGCGGCTTGTAAAATTGGTGGGACATGGGAAAGCGGGCAGGGGACATTCCGGAGCCTGAATGGCTGGAACGGGTCCATAACTAAAAGCGCGCGGCTACTTATCTCACCGCCACCGTGTGTCAAGCAATGTTCGATTCAAAACGATTCGGGCGAGGGATTGACCGCCAGGAAGCCCATCCGCCCAACGCCTTGAAAATCGGTGACATTCGCGACACTCAAGCTCCAGGCTGGAGCACCGGTCATGACAACTTCCAGCCTTCCGAATGGGTCTCGGAAAGATATAAACTCGACGCGCGGACCCGATTTTCGGCGAACGGCCGCCGGCGGCATGACGATGATTGAAGGAGACGACGGCTCGGGCACAGCGCAGCAGCCCGCGCGCCAACCCCGGGACCAAACGCGTGCCCCGGCCGGTCCGGATGCGGGAGTCCGCTCCTTTCAGACCTTGTGGGCCACTGCGTTTTCCGTAAACTAAGCCGGAATCACGCCGTTCCGCCCACGATGAAGCCACTGCTTTGCCTCTGCCTGCTTGTCGGTTCGCTGGCCGTGTGCCGCGGCGGGAATGCGGATCAAGGAGGCATCACCGGGGAGGTCAAGTTTCTCAAGAAGGTCAATGGCAGCTCTTGCTATGAGCTGATTGCCACCAACAAGGGTCCACAGCCCCTTCGGTTCTGCACGGCAACGGGGTTCTGGAGGATGAACGGAGCCATCGTGCTGCCTGTGGGACTCTATAAAACCCACCCGCCTTCGGATGAGGAGGTGCTGGCTTCCGTGAAAACCCTGAAGCCGGGGGAATCAGCATCGATTCCGTTCTCGTTCAGCTTAGGAGCGGAGAGGACCGTCTTCTATGGCATAAGTGAAGAAAACGCGAAGAAGCTCAACATCTGGGGTGGATCCTTAACCTGCCAATTGCCTCCAGCCACCGAGTAATCGAAGCTCTCCGAATCGGAACGATCCCAAGGAGTTGCCAGCGTGGACCATGGCGCTGGCACCAGTTGGGGCCGGGCGACGATTCGCCAGGTTCTATCGACATTCGACGGGATTTGCAGCGGAGCGGTGGAAAAGGAGCAGGAGGCCAGGGAAGAGGTGAATCTGGAACGAGGGAGCGGGTTGGCGAATGCAGGTATT comes from Luteolibacter sp. LG18 and encodes:
- a CDS encoding class I SAM-dependent rRNA methyltransferase, with product MPTVTLKYLSFHPSIWPRMIGEVSRDAMPGSLVEVFGTQGTTFGWGLWNPMARMPLRMVSHRPEPVDESFFLDAIRNAAKLRKEIFHLDDETDSYRCIHADADFLPGLVADKFADVMSLEVTTLAAWQRLDSWLPVIHESFGTKRTVIRVDAQLAKIEGIPSLTHPASENIRTVKIKEHGVTFEVDFQEGHKTGFFCDQRDNRKRFGELAKGRDVLDLCCYTGGFSVNAALAGANEVTAVDLDETAIAMAKRNANLNGARVKFTHADAFTWIRTMIENGRQWDLVIADPPKFIFGQEDEAGFGKYNDLNKLAVQLVKPGGIFVTCSCSGQLHADAFEKIVVGVSHRQSKRLQFIGRTGAGPDHPELSNYPESRYLKVLWSRVM
- a CDS encoding RsmB/NOP family class I SAM-dependent RNA methyltransferase, whose translation is MKLHRVLAEGCVAVLDAVLGEGLVLDRVLDTTFHANPRWGKRDRAFVAETVFEVTRWKRALEFVADGTGLPALCAAQWRRMELVIPDWWRWDGVSLEEMATREAALPDQPRPVRESIPDWLDELGMTELGRHWDAELTALNQRAPVYLRVNTLLGSREDVSRWLAGEGIETAPVFEVPDALKVTKGRISKPLLASGRIEIQDAGSQRITPVLDLEPGMRVIDACAGAGGKTLHAAALMQNRGELLALDVNGRKLHELTRRADRAGVTIVDTRVWEPETLRDLTGWADRVLIDAPCSGFGTLRRQPDLKWRLSGPSLEKTRRLQRRLLDHYPEMVRSGGKFVYATCSLLQSENQGQIANLLERDPRWQVEESFTASPATDGSDGLFAARLSAAR